A portion of the Paenibacillus marchantiae genome contains these proteins:
- a CDS encoding GNAT family N-acetyltransferase has product MVSKDFRGKGAANYLLETMIMKAKSIYKVKHLLLSCHSTNSRGLAFYHKQGFEPIDMRITNLDEQKIITIQMKLKI; this is encoded by the coding sequence ATTGTATCCAAGGATTTTAGAGGAAAAGGTGCTGCTAATTATTTGTTGGAAACGATGATAATGAAGGCAAAATCGATTTATAAAGTTAAACACTTATTATTATCATGTCATAGCACGAATTCAAGAGGACTAGCATTTTATCACAAGCAAGGATTTGAACCCATCGATATGCGAATAACGAATTTAGATGAACAAAAAATAATAACTATACAAATGAAGTTAAAGATTTAG
- a CDS encoding GNAT family N-acetyltransferase, protein MEISLSKAGLKEASIIHEMQIEAFMPLLNKYKDYETSPANQTVEQIEDRINQSYTDYYLIREANIPVGAIRIVKKENKIYRVSPIFILPDYQGRGIAQKVFSIIEDRYSDARIWELATISEEQRNCYLYEKLGYRQKGDTKQINDKMTIVIYEKRMT, encoded by the coding sequence ATGGAAATCTCATTATCCAAAGCAGGACTTAAAGAAGCTTCAATCATTCACGAAATGCAAATAGAAGCATTCATGCCTCTTTTAAATAAATATAAAGACTATGAAACAAGCCCAGCAAATCAAACGGTAGAACAAATAGAAGATCGAATAAATCAAAGCTATACAGATTATTACCTAATAAGAGAAGCAAATATTCCTGTGGGGGCCATTAGAATAGTAAAAAAAGAGAATAAAATCTATCGAGTAAGCCCTATATTTATTTTACCCGACTATCAAGGGAGAGGGATTGCACAAAAAGTATTTTCAATAATTGAAGATAGGTATAGCGATGCGAGAATATGGGAGTTGGCTACAATCTCAGAAGAGCAGAGGAATTGTTACCTTTATGAGAAATTAGGATATAGACAGAAGGGAGATACGAAACAAATTAACGACAAGATGACAATTGTGATTTATGAAAAACGAATGACTTAG
- a CDS encoding GNAT family N-acetyltransferase: MDFIYGEYLISENKELMDIHAVKGFLARSYWANKRSDEKIEKSIHSSVRFGIYKEEIQVGFARVVTDDATMYWLCDVFIHEEYRGQGFGKKLIEVITQSDRFKDLMGLLGTLDAHELYEQYQFNRNSERFMIRLPDYLRA, translated from the coding sequence ATGGATTTTATATATGGAGAATATCTTATCAGTGAAAACAAAGAACTTATGGATATCCATGCGGTAAAGGGTTTCTTAGCTAGAAGCTATTGGGCCAATAAGAGATCCGATGAAAAAATTGAGAAGTCCATACATTCTTCAGTACGTTTTGGGATTTATAAGGAAGAAATTCAAGTTGGTTTTGCAAGGGTTGTCACAGATGATGCGACAATGTATTGGCTTTGTGATGTTTTTATTCATGAGGAATATAGGGGCCAAGGATTTGGTAAGAAACTAATTGAAGTGATTACACAATCGGATCGCTTTAAAGATTTAATGGGGTTACTCGGAACATTGGATGCACATGAATTATATGAACAATATCAATTTAATAGAAATAGTGAACGCTTCATGATAAGACTTCCTGATTATTTGAGGGCGTGA
- a CDS encoding DUF1801 domain-containing protein: MYKLKTKETDKSVIEFIESVENPKKREDAYQLLDIFTETTGYKAKMWGPSIIGFGSYHYKYESGHEGDAPLVGFSPRKAKISLYFATGDAERENLLKDFGKHTTGKACVYVNKVADINLDVLQALINQSIKFLKETYPDH; this comes from the coding sequence ATGTATAAACTTAAAACAAAAGAAACAGACAAAAGTGTCATTGAATTTATTGAAAGTGTTGAGAATCCCAAAAAGCGTGAAGACGCGTATCAACTATTGGATATTTTCACTGAAACAACAGGGTATAAAGCAAAGATGTGGGGACCGAGTATTATTGGATTCGGCTCCTATCATTATAAATATGAATCTGGTCATGAAGGAGATGCACCACTGGTGGGCTTTTCTCCTCGAAAAGCAAAAATCAGTTTGTATTTTGCTACAGGTGATGCAGAACGAGAGAATCTATTAAAGGACTTTGGAAAACATACGACAGGAAAAGCATGTGTATACGTCAATAAAGTTGCAGATATCAATTTAGATGTATTACAAGCGTTGATCAACCAATCCATCAAGTTCTTGAAAGAAACCTATCCGGATCATTAA
- a CDS encoding GNAT family N-acetyltransferase, translating to MKEENIHIRWANENDAEDLLKLNDAFNGIGTSVEEVIDSLALSNELIALAVIDDQAVGFACAQYFKSFCYRALQGEITEMYITEVARRRGLATLLIAFIEEELKARGVTSVKILTGQSNERAIKTYEKSNYARTEEVLLQKKL from the coding sequence ATGAAAGAAGAGAACATTCATATACGTTGGGCGAACGAAAATGATGCAGAGGACCTTCTTAAGCTCAATGATGCTTTTAATGGCATAGGTACATCCGTAGAAGAAGTAATAGATAGCCTTGCTTTATCTAATGAGTTGATTGCTCTAGCTGTGATTGACGATCAGGCAGTTGGATTCGCTTGTGCTCAATATTTTAAATCTTTTTGTTATCGTGCACTCCAGGGAGAAATCACAGAAATGTATATTACCGAAGTTGCCCGGAGAAGAGGATTAGCTACGTTACTAATTGCTTTTATAGAGGAGGAACTCAAAGCACGAGGTGTTACCAGTGTAAAAATTCTGACAGGCCAAAGTAATGAAAGGGCTATAAAGACATACGAAAAATCAAACTATGCCAGAACGGAAGAAGTATTGCTACAAAAGAAACTATAA
- a CDS encoding class I SAM-dependent methyltransferase, whose product MSEYYWDNKIEYLKNTRWLYYNDDYLQFLVHFVWKIDKPVSVIDYGCGFGYLGLKLLPLLPKGSTYTGVDKGETLINEAKTIFSQLPYETEFITWDIEDVVLKRKYDIALSHAFLLHMDDSVKILQKMIESVLEGGRIICFEPHWIGSMANYHVEGVEQSEIIKLGVLQRLFEQDHIRTGKDGNIGMRLPILMSQLGLTNVECRMSDKVNFLDQNMDSTQKNILYHSIKEDGIGQDPGDSVEVTKRLSTRGLTQNEAKAQYEAELTFSKVFVNESWLTYAASMKISFGTVRRDG is encoded by the coding sequence ATGTCTGAATATTATTGGGATAATAAAATTGAATACCTTAAAAATACGAGATGGCTTTACTATAATGACGATTACCTTCAATTTTTAGTGCATTTTGTTTGGAAGATAGATAAACCTGTAAGCGTTATCGATTATGGGTGTGGGTTTGGTTATTTGGGTCTTAAACTGCTGCCTTTGTTACCAAAAGGGTCAACCTACACTGGAGTAGATAAGGGTGAAACATTAATCAATGAAGCTAAGACGATCTTCTCCCAACTTCCCTATGAAACAGAGTTTATTACTTGGGATATAGAAGACGTTGTATTGAAGAGGAAGTATGACATTGCATTGAGTCATGCTTTTTTATTACATATGGATGACTCTGTGAAAATACTCCAAAAGATGATTGAAAGTGTACTGGAGGGTGGAAGAATCATCTGTTTTGAACCTCATTGGATTGGGAGTATGGCGAACTATCATGTGGAGGGCGTTGAACAAAGTGAAATCATTAAACTAGGCGTTTTACAGAGATTATTTGAACAAGATCATATACGTACAGGTAAAGATGGAAATATTGGAATGCGATTACCTATATTAATGAGTCAATTGGGATTAACGAATGTGGAATGTAGAATGAGTGATAAGGTCAACTTTCTAGATCAAAACATGGACTCTACCCAAAAAAACATTCTCTATCACTCAATTAAAGAAGATGGTATAGGACAGGATCCTGGCGATTCAGTAGAGGTAACCAAACGATTATCAACTCGGGGCTTAACGCAAAATGAAGCAAAGGCGCAGTATGAAGCGGAATTAACATTTTCCAAAGTATTTGTTAATGAATCTTGGTTGACTTATGCAGCCAGCATGAAGATTTCATTTGGAACGGTCCGTAGAGATGGGTGA
- a CDS encoding NUDIX hydrolase, with translation MKNNIVVVVKGVIENKGRVLILKRSGADEVAAGTWETVGGKIDFGEELEESLAREVKEEAGLKVSVEKLLFATTFFTDPHRQIVLLTYLCRAIYDRVILSEEHSEYMWATRSDLYDYLPQTILNDFKKYNVIDTVEIIAKQYGLK, from the coding sequence TTGAAAAACAACATCGTTGTTGTGGTTAAGGGAGTCATTGAAAATAAAGGCAGGGTATTGATATTAAAACGTTCAGGTGCAGATGAAGTTGCCGCTGGGACCTGGGAAACCGTTGGTGGAAAGATCGATTTTGGAGAAGAATTAGAAGAATCTTTGGCTCGTGAAGTGAAAGAAGAAGCTGGGCTTAAAGTGAGTGTTGAGAAGTTACTATTTGCTACTACTTTTTTTACGGATCCGCATAGACAGATCGTATTACTGACATATTTGTGCAGAGCAATATATGACCGAGTGATACTTTCAGAAGAACATAGCGAGTATATGTGGGCAACCAGATCAGATTTATATGACTATTTACCACAAACTATTTTAAATGATTTTAAAAAATATAACGTAATCGATACAGTTGAAATCATAGCTAAACAATATGGACTCAAGTAA
- a CDS encoding GNAT family N-acetyltransferase — translation MNPITIEPIDKTNWEEAIAISLLETQVNLVPTVIESLAYAYVKPWDAAFDPYLLREGDKAFGFFYLSYTPASTDNYWIGGFQIDKNYQGKGLGSKSLYTILECIKNKHPQCQIISLTVEKNNAHARALYEKIGFIDQELENQDGEVVYKMKLK, via the coding sequence ATGAACCCAATTACTATAGAACCAATCGATAAAACGAATTGGGAAGAGGCGATCGCAATATCTTTACTTGAAACGCAAGTAAATCTTGTACCGACGGTCATCGAATCTTTAGCATATGCCTACGTGAAGCCGTGGGATGCAGCTTTTGATCCATATCTTTTGCGTGAAGGCGATAAAGCTTTCGGTTTTTTCTATTTATCGTACACACCAGCTAGTACGGATAATTATTGGATTGGAGGATTTCAAATAGATAAGAACTATCAAGGAAAAGGATTAGGAAGTAAATCACTTTATACGATACTTGAATGCATCAAGAACAAGCACCCACAATGCCAAATCATCTCACTAACTGTAGAAAAAAATAATGCACATGCAAGAGCCTTATATGAGAAGATAGGATTTATTGATCAGGAATTGGAAAATCAGGATGGTGAAGTCGTATATAAAATGAAATTGAAATAA
- a CDS encoding GNAT family N-acetyltransferase yields MTTERLLLRLFTKSDAETVTRLCNDYNIYKSTLTLSYPYTLDCAVSWIEQHKENFNADKLYEFAICDRETGDLYGAIALSNQQRYDNGELSYWVGQPFWGKGYATEAAKAMLDFAFDVKKYHKVYARHFASNPASGQVIQKIGMIQEGVLMDHVKKEDWYEDLIYYGVVRNKVKE; encoded by the coding sequence ATGACCACAGAAAGGCTGCTGTTAAGATTATTTACGAAATCAGATGCTGAAACCGTTACCAGACTATGTAATGACTACAACATTTATAAGAGCACACTCACATTATCCTACCCATATACATTAGATTGTGCAGTGTCTTGGATAGAGCAACATAAAGAAAATTTTAATGCGGATAAATTATATGAATTTGCTATTTGTGATAGGGAAACAGGTGATTTATACGGGGCAATAGCATTATCTAATCAACAACGTTACGATAACGGGGAGTTATCTTATTGGGTAGGTCAGCCGTTTTGGGGAAAAGGTTATGCAACGGAAGCAGCTAAAGCCATGTTAGACTTCGCTTTTGATGTGAAAAAATATCATAAGGTATACGCGCGGCACTTTGCTTCTAACCCGGCGTCCGGACAAGTTATACAGAAAATTGGCATGATACAAGAAGGAGTACTGATGGATCATGTCAAGAAAGAAGACTGGTATGAAGATCTGATTTACTACGGAGTAGTGAGAAATAAGGTGAAAGAATAA
- a CDS encoding GNAT family N-acetyltransferase yields MNRLIPSIDLIKEIELSEIDYMTDRMLAIQSRDKNPEGIDIQQFGNAVCFYSKTMPWPTFNTVKGLTNNDLEHLDAIIDFYRQRDRKVQFEVIPSVVDQNFLKRLTDLGMYTSGFHSSLIIKPEEKKNHSDHIQIQELEEDQFELYATIHCRGAGLSDDGIPYVAQNNKVLYHRPGWKFYIAYVNDIPAAVSVLFIKNQKASLTFAATLPEFRNQGVHQQLLNRRITEALNKECNLVVGQCSFLSQSHRNMEHVGMKLGYIRTAWTER; encoded by the coding sequence ATGAATCGACTGATTCCATCCATAGATTTAATTAAAGAAATTGAACTCTCTGAAATCGATTATATGACAGATCGCATGCTTGCTATACAGAGTCGGGACAAAAATCCAGAAGGAATTGATATTCAGCAGTTTGGAAATGCCGTCTGTTTCTACAGTAAGACCATGCCATGGCCCACGTTTAATACGGTGAAGGGCTTAACAAATAATGATCTGGAACACCTGGATGCAATCATTGATTTTTATAGACAGCGTGATCGAAAGGTTCAGTTCGAAGTTATTCCATCTGTGGTGGATCAGAACTTCTTGAAACGTTTAACCGACTTAGGCATGTATACATCGGGATTTCATTCATCTCTGATCATCAAACCAGAAGAAAAAAAGAATCACTCAGATCATATCCAAATTCAAGAACTTGAAGAGGATCAATTCGAGCTATACGCGACCATTCATTGCAGGGGGGCCGGTTTGTCGGATGACGGTATCCCTTACGTCGCCCAGAATAATAAGGTTCTTTATCACCGTCCAGGTTGGAAATTTTACATCGCATATGTCAATGACATCCCTGCAGCGGTAAGTGTTCTGTTTATTAAAAATCAAAAGGCATCCTTAACCTTTGCAGCAACATTACCTGAGTTTAGAAATCAGGGTGTACATCAGCAGCTTTTGAATAGAAGAATAACGGAAGCCTTGAATAAGGAATGTAATCTGGTGGTAGGGCAATGTTCATTTTTATCTCAAAGCCATCGAAATATGGAGCATGTTGGCATGAAATTGGGATATATCCGAACAGCATGGACTGAAAGATAA
- a CDS encoding aminoglycoside phosphotransferase family protein, translating to MPEYEEALNGGNVNKVVKVGSTVRRDAIPNPYVYELLKHLEKVGYAHSPRYLGVDEQDREILSYLNGVVSGNDYPEIESYMWSDETLDKVARLLKSYHDATMDFVSSTVSLNNCPKVSSKEEVVCHNDFALYNVVFKDRLPVGIIDFDMAGPGPRLWDIVYSLYTSVPLAGFSPGKDEREVGPYNKQDHASERKRRIALFFNAYGMDVPTDLKEWVISRIHFMCTTLSDRAVSGETAFIKMIEEGHLAHYEKEVRFLEKHFGDWS from the coding sequence TTGCCTGAGTACGAAGAAGCCCTAAACGGAGGCAATGTGAATAAGGTTGTAAAAGTAGGTAGCACAGTTCGTCGTGACGCTATACCGAATCCGTATGTATATGAATTGCTTAAGCACCTTGAAAAGGTGGGCTATGCGCATTCCCCTAGATATTTGGGAGTAGATGAGCAGGACAGAGAAATCCTTTCTTACCTGAATGGTGTGGTTTCGGGAAATGACTATCCTGAGATTGAAAGTTATATGTGGTCTGATGAGACCTTAGACAAAGTAGCGAGGCTTTTAAAAAGCTATCATGATGCTACAATGGATTTTGTTTCATCTACGGTTTCTTTAAATAACTGCCCAAAGGTATCTTCAAAGGAAGAAGTAGTCTGCCATAACGATTTTGCATTGTATAACGTTGTGTTTAAAGATCGGCTTCCTGTAGGAATCATTGATTTTGACATGGCAGGGCCTGGTCCGCGTCTATGGGATATTGTTTACAGCTTGTATACCTCTGTCCCATTAGCAGGTTTTTCACCGGGTAAAGATGAAAGAGAAGTTGGTCCATATAATAAACAGGATCATGCATCTGAGCGGAAAAGACGTATAGCGTTATTTTTTAACGCTTATGGTATGGATGTGCCGACAGATCTGAAGGAATGGGTGATTTCTCGAATTCATTTCATGTGTACCACACTATCTGATCGGGCGGTGTCTGGAGAAACAGCTTTTATCAAAATGATTGAAGAGGGTCATTTGGCTCATTATGAGAAGGAAGTAAGGTTCCTTGAGAAGCATTTCGGTGATTGGAGTTAA
- a CDS encoding GNAT family N-acetyltransferase, translated as MIRLIPTTRENWKDALNLQVQANQNHYVPSVAESLAKVHILPDGDEYKYMPFCIYNTEDSLVGFVMITVDETTAWSYWLNGFMIDVSYQGKGYGRAAIDAVISYIKENYVHSKCLNLTVCAENEVARKLYDKMGFSETGEVYDDEIVYRFVF; from the coding sequence GTGATCAGATTAATACCTACTACAAGAGAGAACTGGAAAGATGCATTAAACTTACAAGTTCAAGCCAATCAAAATCATTATGTTCCATCAGTAGCCGAGTCCCTAGCGAAGGTGCACATTCTTCCAGATGGGGATGAGTACAAGTATATGCCATTTTGCATATATAACACGGAGGATAGCTTAGTTGGTTTTGTCATGATCACAGTCGATGAAACAACAGCTTGGTCCTATTGGTTGAATGGTTTTATGATCGATGTAAGCTATCAAGGTAAAGGATATGGAAGAGCAGCGATAGATGCAGTAATTAGCTATATAAAAGAGAACTATGTCCATAGCAAGTGTTTGAATTTAACGGTATGTGCAGAGAATGAAGTTGCCAGGAAGCTTTATGATAAAATGGGTTTTTCAGAGACCGGAGAAGTATATGATGATGAAATTGTATATCGATTCGTTTTTTAA
- a CDS encoding GNAT family N-acetyltransferase, with amino-acid sequence MLKKRDLHECHSLYDLMVDPAVFPYVRHKCRSYEEYLFATKQVIDEEEQNTCISRTILNELGHPIGTIDLYHMEHKTGFLATWIGAPYFGKGYNQRAKEAFFAELFLQREIETVFLKIRKQNIRSKKAVGKLPYVKLATDIYHEVYKLINNTEQIYDLYYVNCSDFMASEEMKHVVAT; translated from the coding sequence ATGTTGAAAAAACGAGACTTGCACGAATGCCACTCACTGTATGATTTGATGGTGGACCCCGCTGTTTTTCCATACGTTCGTCATAAGTGCCGATCTTATGAGGAATATTTATTTGCAACTAAACAGGTGATTGATGAAGAAGAGCAAAACACATGTATTTCCAGAACGATCCTTAATGAGCTGGGACATCCCATCGGAACCATTGATTTATATCACATGGAACATAAGACAGGTTTTCTTGCGACATGGATTGGAGCCCCTTATTTCGGAAAAGGTTACAATCAACGAGCAAAGGAAGCCTTTTTCGCTGAGTTGTTTCTTCAACGTGAAATTGAAACAGTCTTTCTTAAAATTCGAAAACAAAACATTCGATCCAAGAAAGCGGTTGGGAAATTGCCTTATGTCAAATTAGCCACTGATATATACCACGAAGTGTATAAGTTGATAAACAATACGGAACAAATTTATGATTTGTATTACGTGAATTGTTCTGACTTTATGGCAAGTGAAGAGATGAAGCATGTGGTTGCTACGTAA
- a CDS encoding GNAT family N-acetyltransferase, whose translation MEIKKIQNLSNDDWLQLGSFGYKSTQKYELTKQETQGSFSMLLTLINLDDIYEKEELNSTDDLERYEEIIQLGFSYGIYIDGKIIALAICEPQTWNNTLMIWHLQVNEKYIRKGYGRLLINKVNEIAQEQGFRAITLETQNTNVPAIHFYMQCGYQIEGIDVSLYSNNHSQNEEIALYMRKKIKQSI comes from the coding sequence ATGGAGATCAAAAAAATACAGAATCTATCCAATGATGATTGGCTTCAACTTGGAAGCTTTGGATATAAATCCACTCAAAAATATGAGCTTACCAAACAGGAGACACAAGGTTCCTTTAGTATGCTTTTAACGTTAATAAATCTAGATGACATCTACGAAAAAGAAGAATTGAACAGCACAGATGATTTGGAACGATATGAAGAAATCATACAACTGGGATTTTCTTATGGAATATATATAGATGGGAAAATCATAGCGCTCGCAATTTGTGAACCACAAACTTGGAATAATACGCTGATGATATGGCATCTTCAGGTTAATGAAAAATACATAAGAAAAGGATATGGAAGATTGTTGATCAATAAAGTGAATGAGATTGCCCAGGAACAAGGCTTCAGAGCGATCACGTTAGAAACCCAGAATACGAACGTTCCAGCCATTCATTTTTACATGCAATGTGGTTATCAAATTGAAGGAATTGATGTATCACTATATTCAAATAATCATAGCCAAAACGAAGAAATAGCTTTGTATATGAGAAAGAAGATCAAACAGAGTATCTAG
- a CDS encoding GNAT family N-acetyltransferase yields MITLRKITLDNRRSIFNLEVSEEQRQYVASNLSSVASCYILATNGGSPFPLAIYADEQPVGFVMITYGITGYDLPVIADNSYCILRLMIDKQHQSMGYGREALKKILEFIRTFPAGPARYCWIPYSPDNLAAKKVYESLGFHENGEVCHDELITVLEL; encoded by the coding sequence ATGATAACGCTCAGAAAAATAACACTGGATAACCGACGTTCTATATTTAACCTGGAAGTTTCAGAAGAGCAGCGACAATATGTTGCATCAAACCTTTCAAGTGTTGCATCGTGTTATATTCTTGCAACCAATGGCGGCTCACCGTTTCCACTTGCCATTTACGCAGATGAGCAGCCTGTAGGTTTTGTAATGATAACTTACGGAATCACGGGTTATGATCTTCCTGTGATTGCTGACAATAGCTATTGTATTTTGCGACTGATGATTGACAAGCAGCACCAAAGCATGGGCTATGGCCGGGAAGCATTAAAGAAAATATTGGAGTTTATTCGAACTTTCCCAGCTGGACCTGCACGTTATTGTTGGATTCCATATAGTCCTGATAACTTGGCTGCCAAAAAGGTATATGAGAGCTTAGGATTCCATGAAAATGGTGAAGTGTGCCATGACGAGCTCATAACAGTATTGGAACTTTGA
- the cysK gene encoding cysteine synthase A — protein sequence MTNIAKNLTDLIGNTPLLELSNFARKYQVEAKIIAKLEYFNPAGSVKDRIGYGMIKDAEEKGLINQNSVIIEPTSGNTGVGLAFAAAALGYRLIITLPESFSVERRKLLIALGAELVLTPATEGMSGAIKKAEEIAATIPNSFIPQQFKNPANPQVHKVTTAEEIWRDTEGKVDIFIGGVGTGGTISGVGEALKQRKENVEIIAVEPSDSPVLSGGTKGVHTIQGIGAGFVPDNFNRSVVDEIVQVRNEDAFETARFLAKSEGLLVGISSGAAAYAAVQIAKRPENKNKSIVVLFPDTGERYLSTDLYPEA from the coding sequence ATGACTAATATCGCAAAGAATCTCACAGATCTGATTGGAAATACACCGCTATTGGAGCTTTCTAATTTTGCGAGAAAGTATCAAGTCGAGGCGAAGATCATTGCTAAATTGGAATACTTTAATCCAGCAGGTAGTGTAAAAGATAGAATCGGATATGGAATGATTAAAGATGCTGAAGAGAAGGGGTTAATTAACCAAAATTCAGTGATAATAGAACCGACTAGCGGAAATACAGGTGTAGGACTTGCTTTTGCAGCTGCAGCATTAGGATACAGATTAATCATAACACTACCTGAGAGTTTCAGTGTAGAACGTAGGAAGCTGTTGATCGCTCTGGGAGCAGAACTAGTTCTTACACCCGCCACAGAAGGAATGTCTGGAGCCATCAAAAAGGCTGAAGAAATTGCGGCTACAATCCCTAATTCATTTATACCTCAACAGTTTAAAAATCCAGCAAATCCACAAGTACATAAGGTAACAACCGCAGAGGAGATTTGGAGAGATACTGAAGGTAAAGTGGATATTTTTATTGGTGGTGTTGGTACAGGCGGAACCATATCAGGAGTTGGCGAAGCACTTAAACAAAGAAAAGAAAATGTGGAAATTATAGCTGTAGAGCCTTCGGATTCCCCGGTACTTTCTGGAGGAACTAAAGGAGTGCATACCATTCAAGGAATTGGTGCCGGGTTTGTTCCCGACAATTTTAATAGATCTGTAGTTGATGAGATCGTACAGGTGAGAAATGAAGATGCATTTGAAACAGCTCGTTTTTTAGCTAAATCCGAAGGATTATTAGTCGGTATTTCGTCTGGTGCTGCTGCATATGCAGCAGTGCAAATTGCAAAAAGGCCAGAGAATAAAAATAAAAGTATAGTTGTACTATTCCCGGATACAGGGGAACGATATTTATCAACAGACCTTTATCCAGAAGCATAA
- a CDS encoding alpha/beta hydrolase, which translates to MTVGRKVFVLKEKSRIDPISNETREVLISIYYPSNPVEHESKYISLFEPNISSAVDMLSSMGVDRNYICNLDTKIHNDESVDITAKNCPIIFVAPAFGVVRDMYSFCVEHLVGCGFVVITIGATHESIFSIFPDRRFVQQSNVISEIDSLDIHSWKQLLKLRVEDMSLVMKNVDKVLDSDKDLRAIVDVNEMGIIGHSLGGAAAYELLKREKRIKASILLDPSFHLMTTNKEEGVSVPLLVARQEKCSFEELENEISPDLLPLLLTGYESLFNSSDLNSPFIKLNGAHHMTFSDIPIHYNEDGIEHKHSTINKYISAFLEKHLKKEESKFHELLKNKINDGIDQVNSKGHVI; encoded by the coding sequence ATGACTGTTGGAAGAAAGGTTTTTGTTTTAAAGGAAAAATCACGTATTGATCCGATAAGTAATGAAACCAGAGAAGTGCTCATTAGTATATACTATCCTTCCAATCCAGTGGAGCATGAGTCGAAGTATATTTCGTTATTTGAACCTAATATCTCTTCCGCTGTTGATATGCTCTCAAGTATGGGAGTGGATAGGAATTATATTTGTAATCTGGATACAAAAATACATAATGATGAGAGTGTTGATATTACGGCTAAAAACTGTCCCATTATTTTTGTAGCCCCGGCTTTTGGTGTAGTTAGAGATATGTATTCCTTTTGTGTAGAACATTTAGTGGGGTGCGGATTTGTTGTCATTACTATAGGAGCCACTCATGAATCTATATTTTCCATTTTTCCTGACAGACGTTTTGTCCAGCAATCCAATGTGATATCTGAAATAGACAGCTTAGATATTCATTCTTGGAAACAATTATTGAAGCTTAGAGTAGAAGATATGAGTTTGGTTATGAAAAACGTAGATAAGGTCTTGGATTCAGATAAGGATCTTAGGGCCATAGTCGATGTGAATGAAATGGGGATCATTGGTCATTCATTAGGTGGGGCTGCTGCTTATGAATTGCTTAAAAGAGAAAAGAGAATTAAGGCTAGCATTCTATTAGATCCTAGTTTCCATTTAATGACCACGAATAAGGAAGAGGGAGTATCTGTGCCGTTATTGGTAGCTCGGCAAGAGAAATGCTCGTTTGAAGAACTGGAAAATGAAATCTCTCCAGACCTATTGCCTTTGTTGCTGACTGGGTATGAGTCTTTGTTTAACTCGAGTGATCTGAATAGTCCATTTATTAAATTAAACGGTGCTCATCATATGACTTTTAGCGATATCCCGATACATTACAACGAAGATGGGATAGAACACAAGCATTCCACTATTAATAAGTATATCTCTGCTTTCCTTGAGAAACATTTAAAGAAGGAAGAAAGTAAATTTCATGAGCTGCTGAAAAATAAGATTAATGATGGAATCGATCAAGTAAATAGTAAAGGACATGTTATTTAA